In a single window of the Nicotiana tomentosiformis chromosome 10, ASM39032v3, whole genome shotgun sequence genome:
- the LOC138899971 gene encoding uncharacterized protein, which translates to MTYGDIVSIINVVGLELCTDIKLKNQLKKEQHSSKKELGSFCQDFGYTNIVAPSTHSSKKDKAYRSSRKTRHHKIRRNLDDPPRKKSKFRRPSSKTKDVCWNCGKTGHRANQCKSDRKKKKINLLEISEDTKKELFSILEEPNLDSSPNYSSDEYSDEEDINIAYNSDSSQYGNECHCSGAFCTCDKTQVSIRVLSDSSKEALFDVVPIHR; encoded by the coding sequence ATGACCTATGGTGACATTGTTAGCATTATCAACGTCGTGGGTCTAGAACTCTGTACTGACATCAAACTTAAGAATCAGCTAAAAAAAGAGCAACATTCTTCTAAAAAAGAATTAGGAAGTTTCTGTCAAGACTTCGGTTATACAAACATTGTTGCTCCTTCTACTCATTCATCTAAGAAGGACAAAGCTTACAGGTCTTCCAGAAAGACCCGTCACCACAAAATCAGGAGAAATCTTGATGATCCTCCTAGGAAGAAATCTAAATTCCGAAGACCTTCCTCCAAAACCAAAGATGTCTGTTGGAACTGTGGTAAAACCGGTCACAGAGCCAATCAGTGCAAATCAgacagaaagaagaagaagatcaatcTTCTAGAAATCAGTGAAGATACCAAAAAGGAACTCTTCTCAATCCTAGAAGAACCCAATTTAGATTCTTCTCCTAACTATTCCTCGGATGAGTATAGCGATGAGGAAGATATCAACATCGCCTATAACTCTGACTCAAGCCAATATGGCAACGAATGCCACTGTTCTGGAGCCTTTTGTACCTGCGACAAAACCCAGGTTTCTATCAGAGTACTTTCAGATAGCTCCAAAGAAGCTCTGTTTGATGTTGTTCCAATACATCGCTGA